In a genomic window of Paracoccaceae bacterium:
- a CDS encoding TetR/AcrR family transcriptional regulator translates to MEKQDTRRAQIETAAFEVLEQMGYKKANILQIARRAKASNETLDARHANKQALFSTLIASNAKTVREIPKAAISGQSDLAAALNDTACLLLQFTAIEKAVIFNRVAVTGLLELGPLVQKTEKNARQVMYRILEETTRKWELKGGYVFDDVPKKPAATYVILFDRRTLNAAILGHCATAEKRRHKRFQQTDV, encoded by the coding sequence ATGGAAAAACAAGACACCCGCCGCGCCCAGATTGAGACGGCAGCCTTTGAGGTCTTGGAACAGATGGGCTACAAGAAGGCCAACATCTTGCAAATCGCGAGACGCGCGAAAGCGTCAAACGAAACGCTTGATGCCCGGCATGCAAACAAGCAGGCGCTGTTCAGCACGCTTATCGCATCGAATGCGAAAACTGTCCGCGAAATTCCGAAGGCCGCAATATCCGGGCAATCCGACTTGGCGGCCGCGCTTAATGATACTGCCTGCTTACTCTTGCAGTTCACCGCTATCGAAAAGGCGGTCATTTTCAATCGGGTTGCCGTGACAGGCTTGTTGGAATTAGGGCCCTTGGTGCAAAAAACTGAGAAAAACGCGCGTCAGGTTATGTATCGGATCCTTGAGGAAACAACGCGCAAGTGGGAGTTAAAAGGAGGCTATGTCTTCGATGACGTACCGAAAAAGCCTGCGGCAACATATGTAATCCTATTTGATAGGCGAACTCTAAATGCAGCAATCCTTGGGCACTGTGCCACTGCGGAAAAAAGACGACATAAGCGATTTCAGCAGACGGACGTGTGA
- a CDS encoding sugar ABC transporter substrate-binding protein, translating to MMTFKRAIAPSVLAFAMMAGAAHAAPNSVSGPGFDPGCFAPWNDEIGYFQWDKREGPHKIAIVNGFVGNTWRIQMIQTAKAYAAQPDIAAQIEDFKVVSTGTDVAAQLGAIEDFINQGYDAIVTIAVSPEGFDRVIRLADRNDVVVVPFDNVLDTDKVMQVNKDQLEMGRMYGRWLLEQFGDKSEGKILEVRGLPGNSVDRDRNIGFHEIMDASGGNWDIIEVVGNWDDGTAQKVTADAIAVHSEFDGVVVQGGTTGAVRAMLDAGHPMVPLAGEAENGFRKILAEEADNGLKAISIGQSPGMVSVAMKAALAALDGQVMPQLISIPIPSTRYDELEAGKNYWPDLTDNFFTVNEFPACGVNITAREIMTNDAENLD from the coding sequence ATGATGACTTTCAAGAGGGCCATTGCGCCTTCCGTACTGGCGTTTGCAATGATGGCCGGTGCGGCCCATGCCGCCCCGAACTCGGTTTCCGGTCCGGGGTTTGATCCCGGGTGCTTTGCGCCTTGGAATGACGAGATCGGCTACTTCCAGTGGGACAAACGCGAAGGCCCGCATAAGATTGCCATCGTGAATGGCTTTGTCGGCAATACATGGCGGATCCAGATGATCCAGACCGCCAAAGCCTATGCCGCCCAGCCCGACATCGCCGCACAGATTGAGGACTTCAAGGTCGTTTCAACTGGAACTGACGTGGCTGCACAATTGGGTGCAATCGAGGATTTCATCAATCAAGGATATGATGCAATTGTTACGATCGCCGTGTCCCCCGAGGGTTTTGACCGTGTGATCCGCTTGGCGGATCGCAATGATGTGGTCGTCGTCCCCTTCGATAATGTGCTCGACACCGACAAGGTGATGCAGGTCAACAAGGACCAGCTGGAGATGGGCCGCATGTATGGTCGCTGGCTGCTGGAGCAATTCGGTGACAAGAGCGAAGGCAAGATCCTCGAAGTGCGCGGCCTTCCGGGCAACTCCGTGGACCGCGACCGCAATATTGGTTTCCACGAGATAATGGATGCCTCTGGCGGCAACTGGGACATCATCGAAGTTGTTGGGAATTGGGATGATGGCACCGCGCAAAAAGTGACCGCGGATGCCATTGCTGTGCACAGCGAGTTTGATGGTGTCGTTGTTCAAGGCGGGACCACGGGTGCCGTGCGCGCCATGCTTGACGCCGGTCACCCAATGGTGCCACTGGCGGGCGAAGCTGAAAACGGTTTCCGCAAAATCCTCGCGGAAGAGGCGGACAACGGCTTGAAAGCCATATCCATCGGCCAGTCACCGGGCATGGTTTCGGTGGCGATGAAAGCGGCCCTCGCAGCGCTGGATGGTCAGGTCATGCCACAGTTGATTTCAATTCCGATCCCATCGACGCGCTATGATGAGCTTGAAGCGGGCAAGAACTACTGGCCGGACCTGACGGACAACTTCTTTACCGTCAACGAGTTTCCGGCCTGTGGTGTCAACATCACGGCACGGGAAATCATGACCAACGACGCCGAAAATCTCGATTAA
- a CDS encoding sugar ABC transporter ATP-binding protein has translation MPRDTTQSHVQLTGITKRYGGVTALDNIDFSCELGSVHAVLGENGAGKSTLIKIMSGVVQPDEGEMHLNGQPVSFLHPAAANAEGIVCIFQELSLLSDLSVADNISIADPPRRFGLIDAKAQRRRAEELLARIGCEDVNPMSRVRDLPLSRRQMVEIAKALAKDPSVLILDEATSALTAADVETVFDILRRLKADGISILTISHRMHEIEAIADRCSVFRNGQHIETFNQGARSESEIVQMMIGREITAHFPPKPPPPEAAEPMLQLQDYSWEDRLKSISLTVGAGEIVGLGGLDGQGQKELLLGLFGVLKGTSGKVTVQGKDVEIRSPQDAKKAGVDLALIPEDRKTEGLMLPMSIADNLTIASLKRLSNGPFVDQNALVAAVDDGIQRMQIKVGSTSDPVSTLSGGNQQKVVIAKWLMTDPKIVLLNDPTRGIDVGTKQEIYRLLRELADTGASIIYYSTDYEELIGCCDRVAVMYDGEIVRELQGEDINERNIIASALKMDKAAE, from the coding sequence ATGCCACGCGATACCACTCAATCTCATGTGCAACTCACCGGGATCACCAAACGCTATGGTGGCGTGACTGCGCTTGATAATATCGATTTCTCCTGTGAATTGGGGTCCGTGCATGCCGTGCTTGGCGAAAATGGCGCAGGTAAATCGACGCTCATTAAAATCATGTCCGGTGTGGTGCAGCCTGACGAGGGCGAAATGCACCTTAATGGGCAACCCGTCAGTTTTTTGCATCCCGCGGCAGCGAACGCAGAGGGCATTGTCTGCATCTTTCAGGAACTGTCGCTGCTGTCTGACTTGTCCGTTGCGGATAACATTTCAATCGCCGATCCTCCGCGCCGGTTCGGCCTGATCGACGCAAAAGCACAGCGTAGGCGCGCCGAAGAACTGTTGGCGCGGATCGGCTGCGAAGACGTCAATCCAATGTCGCGCGTCCGCGACCTGCCTTTGTCGCGCAGGCAGATGGTGGAAATAGCAAAGGCGCTGGCCAAAGATCCCAGTGTTCTGATCCTTGATGAAGCAACCTCCGCTCTGACCGCAGCCGATGTCGAAACGGTTTTTGATATTCTGCGACGCTTGAAAGCAGACGGGATTTCCATTCTCACGATTTCTCACAGGATGCACGAAATCGAAGCCATCGCAGATAGGTGTTCGGTGTTCCGCAATGGTCAGCACATTGAGACGTTTAATCAGGGCGCACGTTCTGAAAGCGAAATCGTGCAGATGATGATCGGGCGGGAAATCACAGCGCATTTTCCACCCAAACCGCCGCCACCCGAGGCCGCTGAACCAATGCTGCAACTACAAGACTACTCATGGGAGGACAGGCTCAAGTCAATCAGCCTCACCGTTGGGGCCGGTGAGATTGTGGGTCTCGGCGGGCTCGATGGGCAAGGCCAAAAGGAATTGCTGCTCGGATTGTTTGGTGTGCTCAAAGGCACAAGTGGCAAAGTCACTGTACAGGGAAAAGACGTTGAAATCCGCTCGCCGCAGGATGCGAAAAAAGCGGGTGTAGATTTGGCTCTGATCCCTGAAGATCGCAAGACCGAAGGCCTGATGTTGCCGATGTCGATTGCTGATAACCTCACAATCGCGTCGTTAAAACGTCTCTCGAATGGACCGTTTGTCGATCAGAATGCCCTCGTGGCAGCAGTCGATGACGGTATTCAACGCATGCAAATCAAGGTCGGGTCCACCTCCGATCCGGTGTCGACCCTGTCGGGGGGTAATCAGCAAAAAGTGGTGATTGCCAAATGGCTGATGACGGACCCTAAAATTGTGCTGCTGAACGATCCGACACGCGGCATTGACGTAGGCACCAAGCAGGAAATCTATCGTCTTTTGCGCGAGCTTGCCGATACCGGAGCTTCCATCATCTACTACTCGACGGACTACGAAGAGCTGATCGGCTGCTGTGACCGCGTCGCTGTCATGTATGACGGCGAGATCGTGCGCGAACTTCAGGGCGAGGACATAAACGAGCGCAATATCATCGCGTCGGCACTCAAAATGGATAAGGCGGCGGAATGA
- a CDS encoding ABC transporter permease, with product MNDLRIRLSQNAALLTAIVVFILFYVFYNMNHPRGFSAAVLIQNSNEVFTLAMVAMAQTVPVLMGGLDLSVGAIMTLVNTIASHLLNGSPMQMMFGMVLSLAAGAACGFVNGCIVVYGRIQPIIATLATGAIFLGLALFLRPSPGGNVDGDLSWAATNDIYEIAATYGFAQNGEAAWFQPIAWIPVPLLLLLLVAVVVWLPFARSVTGRTVYAVGSGEGAAYMSGLSIDRAKIAAFTLGGFFAGIGGLYLTLQTSSGNADIPQAGAYTLNSIAAVVIGGTSLLGGVGTAIGSIFGALILRTISFNFRIFEIDPLMQPLFEGVVLLAAVSLGAFRVLRVKNTLELFR from the coding sequence ATGAACGACCTCAGAATTAGGCTCTCACAAAACGCGGCTTTGTTGACGGCGATCGTCGTCTTCATTCTGTTCTATGTGTTTTACAACATGAACCATCCGCGCGGTTTTTCCGCAGCGGTCCTTATTCAGAACTCGAACGAGGTCTTCACACTGGCGATGGTGGCCATGGCGCAAACCGTACCGGTGTTGATGGGTGGCCTTGATCTGTCGGTCGGGGCGATCATGACACTGGTGAACACCATTGCGAGCCATCTTTTGAACGGCAGCCCCATGCAAATGATGTTTGGGATGGTCCTGAGCCTTGCCGCCGGTGCCGCCTGTGGTTTCGTGAACGGCTGCATCGTCGTTTATGGGCGCATCCAACCGATCATCGCAACGCTGGCGACAGGTGCGATTTTTCTGGGTTTGGCGCTGTTTCTACGCCCCTCGCCGGGGGGTAACGTTGACGGCGATCTGTCATGGGCCGCGACAAATGACATCTACGAAATTGCGGCCACTTACGGTTTTGCGCAAAACGGAGAAGCCGCTTGGTTTCAGCCGATAGCATGGATCCCTGTGCCGCTCTTGCTCCTCTTACTGGTGGCGGTCGTGGTCTGGCTGCCCTTCGCACGGTCGGTCACAGGACGCACAGTCTATGCCGTGGGATCAGGCGAAGGCGCGGCCTATATGTCCGGGCTCTCAATTGACCGCGCCAAGATCGCGGCCTTTACCCTTGGGGGCTTTTTTGCCGGGATTGGCGGGCTTTACCTGACGCTTCAAACATCTTCCGGAAATGCCGATATCCCCCAAGCCGGAGCCTATACGCTCAATTCCATTGCGGCGGTGGTGATTGGCGGTACGTCCTTGCTCGGTGGTGTCGGCACGGCCATCGGGTCGATTTTTGGCGCTCTGATCCTGCGCACCATTTCGTTCAACTTCCGGATTTTCGAAATTGATCCGCTGATGCAACCGCTCTTTGAGGGCGTGGTCTTGCTTGCTGCGGTCAGCTTGGGCGCGTTCAGGGTCTTACGCGTCAAGAATACATTGGAGTTGTTCCGATGA
- a CDS encoding ABC transporter permease, with the protein MTMASQDRTEARFKISEDNKPIAMSAGFILVILAVGTAYTLWTQGTATLLSPEYLLQQLQVGAFLGVVAAGMMLVILLGHIDLSIPWTIAAGAMMATTVGGSMAIPVGLAVGLLVGLVNGLGVAYLRIPSMIFTLGVNAVMRGLMVAHTGGFAPQTAATDLMQYLAVGKILGIPVALMVWALVSVGVMLLLQRTAVGKSIYAIGNKEAAAYLAGVPTKFVIVAAFCLCGMLAGLSGTLLAGYSTKAYQGMGDAYLLPAIAAVVIGGTHILGGRGRYLGTLIGVILIVLLNSVLSIMQMPESGRQVIYGSVIIFMLLAYGRGRKVTS; encoded by the coding sequence ATGACGATGGCATCTCAAGACCGCACCGAGGCCCGCTTTAAAATCAGCGAGGACAACAAACCAATCGCCATGTCCGCAGGCTTCATTCTTGTGATCCTCGCGGTCGGCACAGCCTACACGCTGTGGACCCAAGGCACGGCCACCCTGCTCTCCCCAGAATATCTCTTGCAACAACTCCAGGTCGGCGCATTTCTGGGGGTTGTGGCTGCGGGTATGATGCTGGTCATTCTGCTCGGTCATATTGATCTGTCGATCCCCTGGACCATTGCCGCAGGTGCCATGATGGCCACGACCGTTGGTGGATCAATGGCCATCCCGGTGGGCCTGGCGGTGGGGCTGCTGGTGGGCCTCGTGAATGGCCTTGGCGTTGCTTACCTGCGCATCCCGTCCATGATTTTCACCCTTGGCGTGAACGCGGTGATGCGCGGCCTCATGGTCGCCCACACAGGTGGTTTCGCCCCGCAAACCGCCGCCACCGACCTTATGCAGTACCTTGCGGTGGGCAAGATTTTGGGCATTCCCGTTGCCCTGATGGTCTGGGCGCTTGTCTCCGTTGGCGTTATGCTGCTCTTGCAGCGCACCGCTGTCGGCAAAAGCATCTACGCCATCGGCAACAAGGAAGCCGCCGCCTATCTGGCCGGGGTGCCGACAAAATTTGTCATTGTGGCTGCATTCTGCCTCTGTGGTATGCTCGCAGGCCTCTCTGGCACATTGTTGGCCGGGTATTCGACCAAGGCCTATCAGGGCATGGGCGATGCCTATCTCCTGCCCGCAATTGCCGCCGTCGTGATTGGTGGAACACATATTCTGGGCGGTCGGGGGCGGTATCTGGGAACGTTGATTGGTGTAATCCTGATCGTGCTGCTGAATTCGGTCCTGTCCATCATGCAAATGCCGGAATCGGGACGTCAGGTGATCTATGGGAGCGTGATCATCTTTATGTTGCTGGCCTATGGGCGCGGTCGAAAGGTCACAAGTTAG
- a CDS encoding SMP-30/gluconolactonase/LRE family protein, with translation MLTEAFEVIDKRFTRYAMPNVHMETLYSGTRWAEGPAYFAAGKYLIWSDIPNDRLLRYDETDGSVSTFQQPCRNHNGHTVDREGRLVACEHRGRCVSRIEFDGSVTILADRFEGKRLNSPNDVIVKSDGSIWFTDPTYGIDSEYEGDKAEAEIDGSYVFRIDPQTGEVTAVITDMVKPNGLAFSPDESLLYVADTGATHVEDGPQHIKTFAVKDTGSVSGGDVFATSDVGLFDGFRLDVHGNIWTSAGDGVHCYTPEGDLIGKILTGEVVANVEFGGIKRNRLFICATTTLRAVYLNTQAARRP, from the coding sequence ATGCTCACCGAAGCCTTTGAGGTGATCGACAAAAGGTTCACGCGCTATGCGATGCCGAATGTTCACATGGAAACCCTATATAGCGGGACACGCTGGGCGGAGGGTCCTGCCTATTTCGCAGCCGGGAAATACCTGATCTGGTCTGACATCCCCAATGATCGTCTCCTGCGCTATGATGAAACCGACGGGTCGGTCTCGACTTTCCAGCAGCCCTGCCGCAATCACAATGGACATACTGTCGACCGGGAAGGCCGTCTGGTCGCCTGTGAACACCGTGGCCGCTGTGTCAGCCGGATCGAATTCGACGGATCCGTAACCATTCTCGCGGATCGCTTTGAGGGCAAGCGTCTGAATTCACCCAATGATGTGATCGTGAAATCCGATGGCTCCATTTGGTTCACCGATCCAACCTATGGCATCGACAGCGAATATGAAGGGGACAAGGCTGAGGCTGAGATCGACGGGTCTTATGTCTTCCGGATTGATCCACAAACTGGCGAGGTTACGGCCGTCATAACCGATATGGTGAAACCGAACGGCTTGGCCTTCTCTCCTGATGAGAGCCTGCTTTATGTTGCCGACACTGGTGCAACCCACGTCGAAGATGGCCCGCAACACATTAAGACCTTTGCCGTGAAAGATACCGGCTCAGTGTCGGGTGGCGACGTTTTTGCGACCAGCGATGTTGGGTTGTTTGATGGGTTCCGCTTAGATGTCCACGGCAATATCTGGACCTCTGCGGGCGACGGTGTCCACTGCTATACACCCGAAGGCGACTTAATCGGGAAAATCCTCACCGGTGAGGTCGTTGCCAACGTGGAGTTTGGCGGCATTAAGCGCAACCGCCTGTTCATCTGCGCGACGACAACGCTGCGCGCCGTTTACCTAAACACGCAGGCCGCACGCCGGCCCTGA
- a CDS encoding DUF1217 domain-containing protein gives MVFVPTVFGSGLAGYSFVTRTRETQQSLFEQNPLITRETTQFSERIKDIQTSDELMADRTLLKVALGAFGLDDDLNNRAFIQRILDSDLDDSTSLANRLADKRYFAFAEAFNFAGEGGARPPAAATPDELSSRLAALGSADDLLGDPSLLRASLEKFGLGNNVSNTYFLKQVLESDLSDPNSFANRMPDERLVDFAETFNFFEKAQDASKLDGIIDSFSGELDEISTAAELLEAPELLDKAMQVFGLDNVYTDSFLTDVLESDLNDEASFANTLDDERFALLAGAFNLNTPQLDGNQDPITDEDGNIVYQTGKLNILVNAAQAVEGPLDTPEDVMDADDLRDATLDLFGFSQTLASKDLLERVLNSDPDSSTSLVQSLSDDRYRDIFSLFSFKTPDATRTYPQEFVDQVTQNYLDRQFEIEIGERDPAMRIALSLERELDQVINASSSNDANWFSIMASPPLRQVFEGALRLPESFGSIDIDQQLSVFKDRSESFFGTSDVKEFSDTDKLDELRQSYLIASSAQSSSTQSSASLASIILSNF, from the coding sequence ATGGTTTTTGTTCCTACGGTTTTTGGCTCCGGCCTTGCCGGTTATTCTTTTGTTACCCGTACGCGTGAAACCCAGCAGAGTCTTTTTGAACAAAACCCTCTCATTACACGGGAAACAACTCAGTTTTCCGAACGCATCAAGGACATTCAAACCTCTGATGAACTGATGGCTGACAGGACACTTCTCAAAGTGGCCTTGGGTGCATTTGGTCTTGACGATGACCTCAACAACCGCGCCTTCATCCAGAGGATTCTTGATTCTGACCTGGATGACTCGACTTCATTAGCCAATCGACTGGCTGACAAACGCTACTTCGCATTTGCAGAAGCTTTTAATTTCGCTGGCGAAGGTGGTGCGCGCCCACCCGCAGCAGCGACACCGGACGAACTGTCATCTAGACTGGCGGCGCTTGGATCAGCAGACGATCTTCTAGGGGATCCGTCTTTGCTCAGGGCATCTCTGGAAAAGTTTGGATTGGGTAATAACGTCTCCAACACATATTTTTTAAAGCAAGTATTGGAGTCCGATCTGTCTGATCCAAATTCGTTTGCTAACAGAATGCCGGATGAGCGTCTCGTTGATTTTGCGGAAACCTTCAATTTCTTCGAGAAAGCGCAAGACGCCAGCAAGCTCGATGGCATCATCGACAGTTTCTCCGGCGAACTTGACGAGATTTCGACCGCGGCCGAGCTTTTGGAGGCTCCAGAACTTTTGGATAAGGCAATGCAAGTCTTTGGTTTAGACAATGTCTATACCGACAGTTTTTTAACGGACGTCTTGGAGTCAGATTTAAATGATGAGGCATCTTTTGCGAACACACTCGACGATGAGAGGTTCGCTCTACTGGCCGGCGCTTTCAACCTTAACACACCCCAGTTGGATGGAAATCAAGACCCCATTACCGATGAAGACGGAAATATTGTGTACCAAACAGGTAAGCTGAATATTCTTGTTAATGCCGCGCAGGCAGTCGAAGGTCCGCTCGACACACCCGAAGATGTGATGGACGCCGATGACCTGCGGGATGCCACGTTAGACCTTTTTGGGTTCAGCCAGACATTAGCTTCTAAAGACCTGCTGGAGAGGGTCCTCAATTCAGATCCTGACAGTTCGACTTCTCTGGTACAATCTCTTTCGGATGATCGTTACCGAGATATTTTCAGTCTGTTCAGTTTTAAAACACCTGACGCCACAAGAACATATCCTCAAGAATTCGTTGATCAGGTCACTCAGAATTATCTGGACCGGCAATTCGAAATTGAAATTGGTGAACGCGATCCTGCCATGCGGATTGCCTTGTCCCTTGAGCGCGAATTGGATCAGGTAATCAATGCATCCAGCAGCAACGACGCAAACTGGTTTTCAATAATGGCTTCGCCACCTCTGCGCCAGGTCTTTGAAGGGGCACTCAGGCTTCCTGAAAGCTTCGGTAGCATTGACATAGATCAACAACTAAGTGTGTTTAAAGATCGGTCGGAAAGTTTTTTTGGCACAAGCGACGTCAAAGAGTTTTCAGACACAGATAAGCTTGATGAATTGAGGCAAAGCTATTTGATTGCCAGCAGCGCTCAATCTTCGTCTACCCAATCCAGTGCCAGCCTCGCTTCTATCATCCTTTCCAACTTCTAA
- a CDS encoding VPLPA-CTERM sorting domain-containing protein, with product MKPDFEITVSFDVNESSIDAYEYWWDGVNYDGEPPYYVYYDRLSYVENGFVFSSDDIDFLDVKGSVVSFFTPQTNFYEEGLFVFDFETMMGKLDVRTRGCCGEIYYRFNGETGSYDFADEDQPFSYIESANLIDVRVVVSQVPLPASFPLFLAGIAGLGMIGRRRLTGG from the coding sequence TTGAAGCCCGATTTTGAAATCACGGTATCTTTTGATGTTAACGAAAGTAGCATCGACGCGTATGAGTATTGGTGGGACGGCGTGAATTATGACGGCGAGCCACCTTACTATGTCTACTACGACAGACTTAGTTACGTTGAAAACGGCTTTGTATTCAGCTCCGATGATATAGATTTTCTTGATGTAAAAGGAAGTGTGGTTAGCTTTTTCACCCCTCAGACAAATTTTTACGAAGAAGGTCTTTTTGTTTTCGACTTTGAAACGATGATGGGCAAGTTAGATGTCAGAACACGTGGATGTTGCGGCGAGATTTATTACCGATTTAACGGAGAAACCGGCTCATATGATTTCGCGGACGAAGATCAGCCTTTTAGCTATATTGAGAGCGCAAATCTGATCGATGTTAGAGTTGTTGTTTCGCAAGTCCCGCTCCCCGCATCGTTCCCACTATTTTTGGCTGGGATCGCTGGTTTGGGCATGATTGGGCGCCGCCGGCTTACCGGTGGCTGA
- the paaK gene encoding phenylacetate--CoA ligase PaaK, which produces MKDLTPDPATLDPIEIASRDEITALQTQRLKWSLRHAYDNVPFYQRSFDAAGIHPDDLNDLSDLARFPFTVKTDLRSQYPFGMFAVPREQVARIHASSGTTGQPTVVGYTAQDLQHWGTVVARSLRAAGLKPGDLLHNAYGYGLFTGGLGIHLGADALGLATVPISGGMTPRQVRLIEDFKPNGITVTPSYALSILDEYAAQGVDPRASSLNVGIFGAEPWTNAMRTEIENAFDMHAVDIYGLSEVMGPGVSMECVESKDGLHIWEDHFYPEIINPDTGELVAEGEQGELVFTSLTKEAFPIIRYRTRDLTRLLPGTARTMRRMEKVTGRSDDMIILRGVNVFPTQIEEVLMTTPGLAPHFQIELTRPDRMDQMRIHCETTEGGTDTDPGKVLAGKIKQVIGISVAVTVSDPGTVPRSEGKAVRILDRRAQG; this is translated from the coding sequence ATGAAAGATCTGACTCCCGATCCCGCCACGCTTGATCCCATCGAAATCGCCAGCCGGGACGAAATTACCGCGCTCCAGACGCAGCGTCTTAAATGGTCCCTGCGCCATGCCTATGACAATGTGCCGTTTTACCAACGCAGTTTCGATGCGGCGGGCATCCACCCTGATGACCTCAACGATCTCAGCGATCTGGCACGCTTCCCCTTCACGGTGAAAACCGATCTGCGCAGCCAATACCCCTTTGGCATGTTTGCCGTACCGCGCGAACAGGTGGCACGCATCCACGCCTCCTCCGGCACCACCGGGCAGCCGACGGTGGTGGGATATACCGCGCAGGATCTGCAACACTGGGGCACGGTGGTGGCACGCTCGCTGCGCGCGGCCGGTCTCAAACCGGGCGATCTGTTGCACAACGCCTATGGCTATGGGTTGTTTACCGGGGGCCTTGGCATTCACCTTGGCGCGGATGCGCTGGGCCTTGCCACGGTGCCCATATCGGGCGGTATGACCCCCCGTCAGGTCCGTCTGATCGAGGATTTCAAACCCAACGGCATCACGGTCACGCCCTCCTATGCCCTGTCCATATTGGATGAATATGCCGCGCAGGGGGTCGATCCGCGCGCCTCCTCACTCAATGTGGGGATTTTTGGCGCCGAACCCTGGACCAACGCCATGCGCACAGAGATCGAAAACGCCTTTGATATGCATGCGGTTGATATTTATGGGCTTTCCGAGGTGATGGGTCCCGGTGTATCGATGGAATGTGTGGAAAGCAAAGACGGGCTGCACATCTGGGAGGACCACTTTTACCCCGAAATCATCAACCCGGACACTGGGGAGCTGGTGGCAGAGGGGGAACAGGGAGAGCTTGTTTTCACCTCACTGACCAAAGAGGCCTTCCCGATCATCCGCTACCGCACCCGCGATCTGACGCGGCTGTTGCCCGGCACCGCGCGCACCATGCGGCGGATGGAAAAGGTCACCGGGCGCTCTGATGACATGATCATTCTGCGCGGTGTGAACGTGTTCCCGACCCAGATCGAGGAGGTCCTGATGACCACCCCCGGCCTCGCGCCCCATTTCCAGATCGAACTGACACGCCCTGACCGGATGGATCAAATGCGCATCCATTGTGAAACCACCGAGGGCGGGACCGACACCGATCCGGGCAAGGTCCTCGCGGGTAAAATCAAACAGGTGATCGGCATCAGCGTCGCCGTCACCGTCTCCGATCCCGGCACCGTTCCACGCTCTGAAGGCAAAGCAGTCCGCATTCTGGATCGTCGCGCGCAGGGGTGA
- the paaI gene encoding hydroxyphenylacetyl-CoA thioesterase PaaI: MTPQARAEKSATLMMAQDHASRGLAMALEEIAPGHAVMTMKVDQNMLNGHGICHGGFTFTLADSAFAFACNSYNQLTIAQQNQITYVAPAHLGDRLTATAIEVSRTGRSGTYDVTVTTGDGTIIALFRGLSRTVKGQHFSEDGTPTG; this comes from the coding sequence ATGACCCCCCAGGCTCGTGCCGAAAAATCCGCAACCCTTATGATGGCTCAGGACCACGCAAGCCGAGGTCTGGCCATGGCACTTGAAGAAATTGCGCCGGGCCATGCGGTTATGACGATGAAGGTAGATCAAAACATGCTTAACGGGCACGGCATCTGTCACGGCGGGTTCACCTTCACGCTTGCGGATTCTGCCTTTGCCTTTGCCTGCAACAGCTACAATCAGCTGACCATCGCGCAGCAGAACCAGATCACTTACGTCGCGCCTGCCCATCTCGGCGACCGGCTGACAGCAACGGCAATTGAGGTCTCACGCACCGGACGATCCGGCACCTATGACGTTACCGTCACCACGGGCGACGGCACGATAATCGCTCTGTTTCGCGGGCTTTCACGCACGGTCAAAGGCCAGCATTTCTCAGAAGATGGAACCCCCACCGGATGA
- a CDS encoding DUF2794 domain-containing protein, translated as MNYQVPPPHNLHQLPPEQIAFHRTELSVILSIYGRFVAAGEWRDYGISCLREVAIFSVFRRTAENPMYRIEKRPKMRDKQGMYSVVGMDGQILRRGHDLKTVLRVLERKLIRAVD; from the coding sequence ATGAATTATCAGGTGCCTCCGCCCCACAATCTGCACCAGCTCCCGCCAGAGCAGATTGCCTTTCACCGCACGGAACTCTCGGTGATCCTGTCCATATACGGTCGTTTCGTCGCCGCCGGAGAATGGCGCGACTACGGCATTTCATGTTTACGCGAGGTGGCGATCTTTTCGGTGTTTCGACGGACGGCCGAAAACCCGATGTATCGTATCGAAAAGCGGCCCAAGATGCGCGACAAACAGGGCATGTATTCGGTTGTGGGCATGGATGGCCAGATTCTGCGCCGAGGCCATGATCTGAAAACCGTGCTGCGCGTGCTGGAACGCAAGCTGATCCGCGCCGTCGACTAG